Proteins encoded within one genomic window of Novosphingobium sp. EMRT-2:
- a CDS encoding TonB-dependent receptor: protein MTKNFNRGCTSIRLKAMLLAAGSATLLATPAQAQEAPQDRSGDEIVVTALKRETNLQDTPIAISAISGTALANSGVQSIADLGATTPGLNFVDGGPSQRRVVIRGIQGPGEPMIGTYYDETPVTGSIGASNDAGGSTPELRLFDVQRVEVLRGPQGTLYGSGSMGGTLRVIYNKPNLDAVQAGVDISGSNTHHGGWNMEGSAMINAPIVTDKVGLRVVGFYRNQDGFIDNTTLGIKNINKQESFGGRALLRLKPTERWTIDLAAYINRSRTDTPSWTLGAGKYISDAYTRQPVRDNVELYSITSNYDLDFATLTATGSYMHRKLSSVSDVSRYIRGQRTPARCSALVAGGAACSPTQLTNFYALVDGQSTSALFPQQDMDTWTGEIRLSSNGKGPINWTLGGFYSNRHTNVANPQVNADPVNGQVIYPLQIATVRFIDDRLEQIAGFGEVSWDITDRLNLTGGARYFHYNKNIVGQTTVPSILVGARLTPPTAVTSGESGWVVKANASYKITPDVMLYAEAAQGFRPGGANQVLGLDAALTAYNSDSLWNYEVGLKTAWFDRKVTLNVDAFQIDWSDMQITLRTPNGAFSYIGNAGKAKVKGIEAETGIHPLPGLSILGNFSYIDAKLTENQNTGVTATSGLKGDRIPYVPKIMGGGSAQYSWPLTESLSGFLRADFNYVGSSWSDFRPNYVYARKVDDYALVNARIGIEEPDNKWGVYLFVTNLFDATAITRSTSSAIAVGRTLVTSATPRTIGVNFRTNF from the coding sequence GTGACAAAGAACTTCAACCGGGGTTGCACCTCAATCCGCCTCAAGGCCATGCTGCTCGCGGCCGGAAGCGCGACGCTGCTCGCCACGCCGGCCCAGGCGCAGGAAGCGCCGCAGGACCGTAGCGGCGATGAAATCGTGGTGACCGCGCTGAAGCGCGAAACCAACCTGCAGGACACGCCGATCGCGATTTCCGCCATCAGCGGCACGGCGCTGGCCAATTCGGGCGTGCAGAGCATCGCCGATCTGGGCGCGACCACGCCGGGCCTCAATTTCGTCGATGGCGGGCCTTCGCAGCGCCGCGTGGTGATCCGCGGTATCCAGGGTCCGGGCGAGCCGATGATCGGCACCTATTACGACGAAACGCCCGTTACCGGCTCGATCGGCGCCAGCAACGACGCCGGCGGATCGACGCCCGAACTGCGCCTGTTCGACGTGCAGCGCGTGGAAGTGCTGCGCGGCCCGCAAGGCACGCTCTATGGTTCGGGTTCGATGGGCGGCACGCTGCGCGTGATCTACAACAAGCCAAACCTGGACGCGGTGCAGGCCGGCGTGGACATCAGCGGTTCCAACACGCACCACGGCGGCTGGAACATGGAAGGCAGCGCGATGATCAACGCGCCGATCGTGACCGACAAGGTCGGCCTGCGCGTCGTCGGCTTCTACCGCAACCAGGATGGTTTCATCGACAACACCACGCTGGGCATTAAGAACATCAACAAGCAGGAAAGCTTCGGCGGCCGCGCGCTGCTGCGCCTGAAGCCGACCGAACGCTGGACGATCGATCTGGCCGCCTACATCAACCGCAGCCGGACCGACACGCCGAGCTGGACGCTGGGCGCGGGCAAGTACATCTCTGATGCCTATACCCGCCAGCCGGTGCGCGACAACGTGGAGCTGTACAGCATCACGTCGAACTATGACCTCGACTTCGCGACGCTGACGGCCACCGGCTCGTACATGCACCGCAAGCTGTCGTCGGTCTCCGACGTTTCGCGCTATATCCGCGGGCAGCGGACGCCCGCGCGCTGTTCAGCGCTGGTCGCCGGCGGAGCGGCCTGTTCGCCGACCCAGCTCACGAACTTCTACGCGCTGGTCGATGGCCAGTCGACCTCGGCGCTGTTCCCCCAGCAGGACATGGACACCTGGACCGGCGAAATCCGCCTCAGCTCGAACGGCAAGGGGCCGATCAACTGGACCTTGGGCGGCTTCTATTCGAACCGCCACACCAACGTGGCCAATCCGCAGGTCAATGCCGATCCGGTCAACGGCCAGGTGATCTATCCGCTGCAGATTGCCACGGTGCGGTTCATCGACGACCGGCTGGAGCAGATCGCGGGCTTCGGCGAAGTATCGTGGGACATCACCGATCGCCTCAACCTGACCGGCGGCGCGCGCTATTTCCACTACAACAAGAACATCGTGGGCCAGACGACCGTCCCCTCGATCCTGGTCGGCGCGCGCCTGACGCCTCCCACGGCCGTCACGTCGGGCGAAAGCGGCTGGGTGGTCAAGGCCAACGCATCGTACAAGATCACGCCCGACGTGATGCTCTATGCCGAAGCCGCGCAGGGCTTCCGCCCCGGCGGCGCCAACCAGGTGCTGGGCCTCGACGCCGCGCTGACCGCGTACAATTCGGACAGCCTGTGGAACTACGAAGTGGGCCTGAAGACCGCGTGGTTCGACCGCAAGGTGACGCTCAACGTCGATGCGTTCCAGATCGACTGGAGCGACATGCAGATCACGCTGCGCACGCCCAACGGCGCTTTCTCCTACATCGGCAACGCCGGCAAGGCGAAGGTCAAGGGCATCGAGGCGGAAACCGGCATCCATCCGCTGCCCGGCCTGTCGATTCTGGGCAACTTCTCCTACATCGACGCCAAGCTGACCGAGAACCAGAACACCGGCGTGACCGCCACCTCGGGCCTGAAGGGCGATCGCATCCCCTACGTGCCCAAGATCATGGGCGGCGGTTCGGCGCAATACAGCTGGCCGCTCACCGAATCGCTCTCGGGCTTCCTGCGGGCCGACTTCAACTACGTCGGCAGCTCGTGGTCGGATTTCCGTCCGAACTACGTCTATGCCCGCAAGGTTGACGATTA
- a CDS encoding M14 family zinc carboxypeptidase encodes MKNRTIVAGVAMAMLLSGTAMAQQMDPDYAADVKRWTTKPEFMSPLVDHLPVSQTIPSPKQVLGKNIGAPDTLHYYEQIIAYYRRLAEAAPDRVKIIEIGKSEEGRENIVVMISAPDNIASLDTYKKNLALLADPRKLPAAEAPAVIAATKPVYHISGGLHSAETGPPEMLMELAYRLLTEDSAMMKGIRDNLVVAITPVLEADGRDRYVDWYYRNLIDEKDDRNKPGGPPYWGKYIYHDNNRDINFSDVSARHLMKYYLDWHPPIMHELHESVPFMYTYSGQAPQNPDLDPILFGELPWFSNFEMAQMTKYGMPGVWTHGFVDAWTPGYLAFMSSNHNGMLRMYETFGNAGATTMYRHVAPEVQTGVRGGDWTKRDWFRPLPPYKEVMWSMRNNTNYMETGILTALDLAARFPQVILENFYKKSSNAIQAGADKAPYAYVIPADQADPSRIKFVTDILQLQGIEIGRASQTVTVKEGTFPAGSLVIKLNQPYGRLAKMLLKLQNDYPDENLTTYDDAAWTMGLMTHTKIVEVADKAALAVPVTPLAQFTVTGRISGGGARTYAVLDQGSVNMATLRYRLKDTPVKVVEKAFQSGGKTVPAGSFLVDGSAYAALKPAVEELGLEAIGISGQPNAPAHDTVLPRTAVFSTWGSSEKVGWLRYAMDRHAVSYDLIYKEQVRKGNLRASYDVIILPTQGRSVKEIVFDIPMKGKPLPYTKTDRYRFSGDYGSSEDVRGGMGLEGLAELQKFVEQGGTLITTGDASAVPVDFGLVDELSETKAGGNFYAPGPVVTAKVTKPASPIFYGYDADIKDQKMPVRWATSTLFTVPDRLKGQILMEFPGGKDGVQSGFMRGSDQVKDRPAIINVPDGSGRVLMFATNPIWRWQNLGEFRMLYNALINWKQLGLTDEAPPAPPPVPEGQ; translated from the coding sequence GTGAAGAACAGAACGATTGTTGCCGGCGTGGCCATGGCCATGCTGCTGAGCGGTACCGCCATGGCGCAGCAGATGGACCCTGACTACGCCGCCGACGTGAAGCGGTGGACCACCAAGCCCGAGTTCATGAGCCCGCTGGTCGATCACCTGCCGGTTTCGCAGACGATTCCCTCGCCCAAGCAGGTGCTCGGCAAGAACATCGGCGCTCCCGATACGCTGCACTACTACGAGCAGATCATCGCCTATTACCGCAGGCTGGCCGAAGCCGCGCCGGACCGCGTGAAGATCATCGAGATCGGCAAGTCCGAGGAAGGCCGCGAGAACATCGTGGTCATGATCTCGGCCCCCGACAACATCGCCAGCCTCGATACCTACAAGAAGAACCTGGCGCTGCTGGCCGATCCGCGCAAGCTGCCGGCCGCCGAGGCCCCGGCGGTCATCGCCGCGACCAAGCCGGTCTATCACATCTCCGGCGGCCTCCACAGCGCGGAGACCGGCCCGCCGGAAATGCTGATGGAACTGGCCTATCGCCTGCTGACCGAAGACAGCGCGATGATGAAGGGCATTCGTGACAATCTGGTCGTCGCGATCACGCCCGTGCTGGAAGCGGACGGGCGCGATCGCTACGTCGACTGGTATTACCGCAACCTGATCGACGAGAAGGACGATCGCAACAAGCCCGGCGGTCCGCCCTATTGGGGCAAGTACATCTATCACGACAACAACCGCGACATCAATTTCTCGGACGTCAGCGCGCGCCACCTGATGAAGTACTACCTCGATTGGCACCCGCCGATCATGCATGAACTGCATGAATCGGTGCCGTTCATGTACACCTATTCCGGGCAGGCGCCGCAGAACCCCGATCTCGATCCGATCCTGTTCGGCGAACTGCCGTGGTTCTCGAATTTCGAGATGGCGCAGATGACCAAGTACGGCATGCCGGGCGTGTGGACGCACGGCTTCGTCGATGCCTGGACGCCGGGCTACCTCGCCTTCATGTCGTCGAACCACAACGGCATGCTGCGCATGTACGAAACCTTCGGCAACGCCGGCGCGACCACGATGTACCGCCATGTGGCCCCCGAAGTGCAGACGGGCGTGCGCGGCGGGGACTGGACCAAGCGCGACTGGTTCCGGCCGCTGCCTCCCTACAAGGAGGTGATGTGGTCGATGCGCAACAACACTAACTACATGGAAACCGGCATCCTGACCGCGCTCGATCTGGCCGCGCGGTTCCCGCAGGTCATTCTCGAGAACTTCTACAAGAAGAGCAGCAACGCGATCCAGGCGGGCGCGGACAAGGCGCCCTATGCCTATGTCATTCCCGCCGATCAGGCCGATCCCTCGCGCATCAAGTTCGTGACGGACATTCTCCAGTTGCAGGGCATCGAGATCGGCCGCGCCAGCCAGACGGTGACGGTCAAGGAGGGGACGTTCCCGGCCGGTTCGCTCGTCATCAAGCTCAACCAGCCCTATGGCCGTCTCGCCAAGATGCTGCTGAAGCTGCAGAACGATTATCCCGACGAGAACCTCACGACCTACGACGACGCGGCCTGGACCATGGGCCTGATGACGCACACCAAGATTGTCGAGGTGGCGGACAAGGCCGCGCTGGCGGTTCCGGTCACGCCGCTGGCGCAGTTCACCGTCACCGGGCGGATCAGTGGCGGCGGCGCGCGGACCTACGCCGTGCTCGATCAGGGCTCGGTCAACATGGCCACGCTGCGCTACCGGCTGAAGGATACGCCGGTGAAGGTGGTCGAAAAGGCCTTCCAGTCGGGTGGAAAGACTGTTCCGGCGGGCTCCTTCCTGGTCGATGGCAGCGCCTATGCGGCGCTGAAGCCGGCGGTCGAGGAACTGGGGCTGGAGGCGATCGGGATTTCGGGACAGCCGAATGCCCCCGCGCACGATACCGTCCTGCCGCGCACGGCGGTGTTCAGCACCTGGGGATCGAGCGAGAAGGTTGGCTGGCTGCGCTATGCGATGGACCGGCACGCCGTGTCCTATGACCTGATCTACAAGGAGCAGGTCCGCAAGGGCAACCTGCGCGCCAGTTACGATGTCATCATCCTGCCTACGCAGGGCCGGTCGGTGAAGGAGATCGTTTTCGACATTCCCATGAAGGGCAAGCCGCTGCCCTATACCAAGACCGACCGCTATCGCTTCTCGGGCGATTACGGATCGTCGGAAGACGTGCGCGGCGGCATGGGGCTGGAAGGCCTTGCCGAACTGCAGAAGTTCGTGGAGCAGGGCGGAACGCTTATCACGACGGGCGATGCCAGCGCGGTGCCGGTCGATTTCGGGCTGGTGGACGAACTGTCCGAAACCAAGGCCGGCGGCAATTTCTATGCGCCCGGCCCCGTGGTGACGGCCAAGGTGACCAAGCCCGCCAGCCCGATCTTCTATGGCTACGATGCCGATATCAAGGACCAGAAGATGCCGGTCCGCTGGGCGACCAGCACGCTGTTCACCGTGCCGGACCGGCTGAAGGGGCAGATCCTGATGGAATTTCCCGGCGGCAAGGACGGCGTGCAGAGCGGGTTCATGCGCGGATCGGACCAGGTGAAGGACCGTCCGGCGATCATCAACGTGCCCGATGGTTCGGGCCGCGTGCTGATGTTCGCCACCAATCCGATCTGGCGCTGGCAGAACCTGGGTGAATTCCGGATGCTTTACAACGCGCTGATCAACTGGAAGCAGTTGGGATTGACCGACGAGGCGCCGCCCGCGCCGCCGCCGGTCCCGGAAGGGCAGTAA
- a CDS encoding dipeptidase gives MPGVDRRAFSLGMLATLAAGTGGTASAAPAANGVPPAIGALYRRAIVIDALASPNTWNVPYPKPGPLTPAQLENVRASGMTAINLTVGKPGSLAETVKEIGFWLDQIARHPDYLTLVRRHADIARAKRDGKLGVIFGFQGMGMIGTDLGLIDAFAAMSVKIMQLTYNDRNALGAGSSLPESEGLTDLGREAVARMNGLGVLVDVGHANPSTAIQAAQASSRPITISHTGARAVFDSQRNLPDTAFRAVADRGGVVGLYLMPFLGRDPVAASRALFRRHLRHALDTCGEDHVGIGSDQSITPVDISPAYMDIVRQTAEARQKAGIGAPGEADSPVTVPDLNAPRRLEMIAADLNAAGYPDRVVEKVIGGNFDRLFRDVWLG, from the coding sequence ATGCCGGGGGTGGATCGCCGCGCCTTTTCGCTGGGCATGCTGGCGACGCTGGCCGCGGGCACTGGCGGAACGGCGAGTGCCGCGCCTGCGGCGAACGGCGTTCCACCCGCGATCGGCGCGCTTTACCGCCGCGCCATCGTCATCGACGCGCTGGCCTCGCCGAATACGTGGAACGTACCCTACCCCAAGCCGGGTCCGCTCACGCCCGCGCAACTGGAGAACGTCCGCGCGTCCGGCATGACCGCGATCAACCTGACCGTGGGCAAGCCGGGCAGCCTGGCGGAGACGGTCAAGGAGATCGGCTTCTGGCTGGACCAGATCGCGCGTCATCCGGATTACCTGACGCTGGTGCGCCGCCATGCCGATATCGCGCGGGCCAAGCGCGACGGGAAACTGGGCGTGATCTTCGGCTTTCAGGGCATGGGCATGATCGGCACCGATCTCGGGCTGATCGATGCCTTTGCCGCCATGTCGGTCAAGATCATGCAACTGACCTACAACGATCGCAACGCGCTGGGCGCGGGCAGTTCGCTTCCGGAAAGCGAGGGGCTGACCGATCTGGGGCGCGAGGCGGTGGCGCGCATGAACGGTCTGGGCGTGCTGGTCGATGTCGGCCACGCCAATCCCTCCACTGCGATTCAGGCGGCGCAAGCCTCCTCGCGGCCGATCACGATCTCGCACACCGGCGCCCGCGCGGTGTTCGACAGCCAGCGCAACCTGCCCGACACGGCGTTCCGCGCGGTTGCCGACCGGGGCGGCGTGGTCGGCCTCTACCTGATGCCGTTCCTCGGCCGCGATCCGGTGGCGGCCTCGCGCGCGCTGTTCCGCCGGCATTTGCGCCACGCGCTGGATACCTGCGGCGAGGATCATGTCGGGATCGGCAGCGACCAGAGCATCACCCCCGTCGACATTTCGCCCGCTTACATGGACATCGTGCGCCAGACGGCCGAAGCGCGGCAGAAGGCCGGGATCGGCGCGCCGGGCGAGGCGGACAGCCCGGTGACCGTGCCCGATCTCAACGCCCCGCGCCGGCTGGAGATGATCGCGGCCGATCTCAACGCGGCCGGCTATCCGGATCGGGTGGTCGAAAAGGTCATCGGCGGTAATTTCGACCGCTTGTTCAGGGACGTCTGGCTCGGCTGA
- a CDS encoding Lrp/AsnC family transcriptional regulator: MAQERLDRFDRKILQHIQLRGDLGPGELSTLVHLSPSQCSRRLHRLREQGFIERTAAILDPAKLNLGISAYIAVKLRSQTGEAERLFRARIEALPEVISCDYTTGEMDFMLRVCTRDLESYSEFLSAKLLIGEEIDNVRTFIVMKQLKKTTALPLDFC, from the coding sequence ATGGCGCAGGAACGGCTGGACAGGTTCGATCGCAAGATCCTGCAGCACATCCAGCTTCGTGGCGATCTGGGGCCGGGCGAGCTGAGCACGCTCGTCCACCTCTCGCCCTCGCAATGTTCGCGGCGGCTGCACCGCCTGCGCGAGCAGGGCTTTATCGAGCGCACCGCCGCGATCCTCGATCCGGCGAAGCTCAATCTGGGCATTTCCGCCTATATCGCGGTGAAGCTGCGTTCGCAGACCGGCGAGGCCGAGCGCCTGTTCCGCGCGCGGATCGAAGCGTTGCCCGAAGTGATCTCGTGCGATTACACCACGGGCGAGATGGACTTCATGCTGCGGGTCTGTACCCGCGATCTGGAAAGCTACAGCGAGTTCCTCTCGGCGAAGCTGCTGATCGGCGAGGAGATTGATAACGTGCGCACGTTCATCGTGATGAAACAGCTCAAGAAAACGACCGCCCTGCCGCTCGATTTTTGCTGA
- a CDS encoding DUF1254 domain-containing protein — translation MISDGTSRSLPLTRRALLGTAGALSFGAALPARLLAADDPDAGIRAAFYYAFTLYEFARNEQALARCVGAPGTLNTIVRRSQLSDWRSRNVTAPNNDTIYSSCLLDLSGGPMELAAPTVRDRYLSIAFMNAFTDNFAYVGTRATNGNGGRFWIAGPEWQGTAPDGVPVFRSSTNDVWMLARILVDGPTDLPAAEAVQQQISISAPAGRHPPRGFTVAAQPQGTDAANFLAVVNELIRRSPGRQGELARAGQFAAWGIGTDQQPSPALLEAWTRFLPIGIKDLREGFLFRDLVVNGWSYQPRGVGNFGSNDRLRALVALGGIAALGEQEAMYFHANFDAHGARLSGQNAYRWRVPPGGVPAKAFWSLTMYDAQPDGRYYLVENPIGRYSIGDRTPDLVREPDGSTVICIQRERPEGRLAANWLPAPAGPMRLALRAYLPKEELIDRKWRVPPLEQV, via the coding sequence ATGATTTCAGACGGTACTTCACGTTCCCTGCCGCTCACCCGCCGCGCCTTGCTGGGTACGGCGGGCGCTCTGTCGTTCGGCGCAGCGCTGCCGGCACGCCTGTTGGCGGCCGACGATCCCGATGCCGGCATTCGCGCCGCGTTCTACTATGCCTTCACGCTCTACGAGTTCGCGCGAAACGAACAGGCGCTGGCCCGATGCGTCGGCGCGCCCGGCACGCTCAACACCATCGTCCGGCGGTCGCAACTGTCCGACTGGCGTTCCCGCAACGTGACCGCGCCCAACAACGACACGATCTATTCGTCCTGCCTGCTCGACCTGTCGGGTGGTCCGATGGAACTGGCAGCGCCCACCGTGCGCGATCGCTATCTGTCCATCGCCTTCATGAACGCGTTTACCGACAACTTCGCCTATGTCGGCACGCGCGCGACCAACGGGAACGGCGGCCGCTTCTGGATCGCGGGACCGGAATGGCAGGGGACCGCTCCCGACGGCGTGCCGGTGTTCCGGTCGAGCACGAACGATGTCTGGATGCTGGCGCGTATTCTTGTCGATGGGCCAACCGATCTCCCCGCCGCAGAGGCGGTGCAGCAGCAGATTTCCATATCGGCGCCGGCGGGTCGCCACCCGCCGCGCGGCTTTACGGTCGCGGCCCAGCCGCAGGGCACGGATGCCGCCAATTTCCTCGCCGTCGTCAACGAGCTGATCCGCCGTTCGCCGGGACGCCAGGGGGAACTCGCGCGCGCCGGGCAGTTCGCCGCCTGGGGCATTGGCACCGACCAACAACCCTCCCCTGCCCTGCTCGAAGCGTGGACACGTTTCCTGCCGATCGGGATCAAGGACTTGCGCGAAGGATTCCTGTTCCGTGATCTGGTCGTCAACGGGTGGAGCTACCAACCACGCGGCGTCGGCAATTTCGGCAGCAACGACCGTCTGCGCGCGCTGGTGGCGCTGGGTGGAATCGCGGCGCTGGGCGAACAGGAGGCGATGTACTTTCATGCCAACTTCGATGCGCACGGCGCGCGCCTGTCGGGCCAGAACGCCTATCGCTGGAGAGTACCGCCCGGCGGCGTTCCGGCCAAGGCGTTCTGGTCGCTGACGATGTACGATGCGCAGCCGGACGGCCGCTACTACCTGGTGGAGAACCCGATCGGGCGCTATTCGATCGGAGACCGCACGCCCGATCTCGTGCGCGAACCGGACGGCAGCACGGTGATCTGCATCCAGCGCGAACGCCCCGAGGGCCGCCTAGCCGCGAACTGGCTGCCAGCCCCCGCCGGCCCCATGCGGCTTGCCCTACGCGCCTATCTGCCGAAGGAAGAACTGATCGACCGCAAATGGCGGGTGCCGCCGCTCGAACAGGTCTGA
- a CDS encoding long-chain-fatty-acid--CoA ligase: protein MNTFAADAVSYENESHLLDDLLRRIAARHPHAPALGERETAIDFATLDGRVHRVANGLVASGSAGDRIAIVGRNSAEQVELLLGIARAGQVALPVNWRLAAPEIRYILSHSRATRVFADREFAGIVAQAMEGRPVPLIVLDDAGAEGFAAWRDRQHDTPVQRRGSAEDVVLQMYTSGTTGLPKGVMLTNASVMASIALFSRPPLDLDTSDVIYAPAPMFHITGIGPVLRSVQSGARLVLASQFVPDEAVRVMAREGVTYTTLAPAMIQACLAAPSFRDAAPAALRMIVYGGSPIAESVLREAGERMGCAFAQCYGLTETTGPVTLLTPEDHAPGAQRLLSCGRAADGIEIAVIDADGAPLPAGETGEIVVRGDIVMSGYADDPEATTQTIRAGWLKTGDAGYLDAEGYLFIRDRVKDMIVSGGENVYPVEVENALLDHPAIADAAVIGVPDPRWGEAVLAMIVPAFGHALTTDDVTAFCRDRIAGYKCPREFRFIDMIPRNAAGKILRRDLRAPFWEDRERQVG from the coding sequence TTGAATACCTTTGCCGCCGATGCCGTTTCCTACGAGAACGAAAGTCACCTTCTCGATGATCTGCTGCGCCGGATCGCGGCCAGGCATCCACACGCGCCGGCGCTTGGAGAACGCGAGACGGCGATCGATTTCGCCACGCTCGACGGGCGCGTTCACCGCGTCGCCAACGGTCTCGTCGCTTCCGGCAGCGCGGGCGATCGGATCGCCATCGTCGGGCGCAATTCGGCGGAACAAGTCGAACTGCTGCTGGGCATCGCCCGCGCCGGGCAAGTGGCACTGCCCGTCAACTGGCGCCTCGCCGCGCCGGAAATCCGGTATATTCTCAGCCATTCCCGCGCGACGCGGGTCTTCGCGGACCGGGAGTTCGCCGGCATCGTGGCACAGGCGATGGAGGGAAGGCCGGTGCCGCTGATCGTGCTGGACGACGCGGGGGCCGAGGGGTTCGCGGCCTGGCGTGACCGCCAGCACGACACGCCGGTCCAACGCCGGGGAAGCGCCGAAGACGTCGTCCTCCAGATGTACACCAGCGGCACCACCGGACTGCCCAAGGGCGTGATGCTCACCAACGCCAGCGTCATGGCCTCGATCGCCCTGTTCAGCCGCCCGCCGCTCGATCTCGACACGTCCGACGTGATCTATGCCCCCGCTCCGATGTTCCACATCACCGGGATCGGCCCGGTGCTGCGATCGGTCCAGTCGGGTGCGCGGCTGGTGCTGGCCAGCCAGTTCGTGCCCGACGAAGCGGTGCGTGTGATGGCGCGCGAAGGCGTCACCTATACCACGCTCGCCCCCGCGATGATCCAGGCCTGCCTTGCCGCGCCATCGTTCCGCGACGCCGCGCCAGCGGCATTGCGCATGATCGTCTATGGCGGCTCGCCCATTGCCGAATCCGTGCTGCGCGAAGCGGGCGAGCGGATGGGCTGCGCTTTCGCGCAATGTTACGGCCTGACGGAAACCACCGGCCCGGTCACGCTGCTGACGCCGGAGGACCATGCGCCGGGCGCGCAGCGGCTGCTGTCGTGCGGGCGCGCGGCCGACGGAATCGAAATCGCGGTGATCGACGCGGACGGCGCACCGCTCCCTGCCGGGGAGACGGGCGAGATCGTGGTGCGCGGAGACATCGTCATGTCGGGCTACGCCGATGACCCCGAGGCCACCACGCAGACGATCCGCGCGGGATGGCTGAAAACGGGCGACGCCGGTTATCTGGACGCGGAAGGCTATCTCTTCATCCGTGATCGCGTGAAGGACATGATCGTTTCCGGTGGCGAAAATGTCTATCCGGTGGAAGTCGAGAACGCGCTGCTCGATCATCCGGCCATCGCGGACGCGGCGGTGATCGGCGTGCCCGATCCGCGCTGGGGCGAAGCCGTGCTGGCGATGATCGTGCCCGCCTTCGGACATGCCCTGACCACGGACGACGTTACCGCCTTCTGCCGCGACCGGATCGCCGGATACAAGTGTCCGCGCGAATTCCGTTTCATCGACATGATCCCGCGCAACGCTGCCGGCAAGATTCTGCGTCGCGATTTGCGCGCTCCCTTCTGGGAAGACCGGGAAAGACAGGTAGGATGA